A stretch of Thermotoga sp. DNA encodes these proteins:
- the dnaA gene encoding chromosomal replication initiator protein DnaA: KKYHSVLSRAVKTVLGNDAFYELTYESFDPHTSYSEPLVRKRAVLLTPLNPDYTFENFVVGPGNSFAYHASLEVAKHPGKYNPLFIYGGVGLGKTHLLQSIGNYIVQKEPDLRVMYITSEKFLNDLVDSMKEGKLVEFREKYRKKVDVLLMDDIQFLIGKTGVQTELFHTFNELYDSGKQIVICSDREPRMLKEFQDRLISRFQMGLVAKLEPPDEETRRNIARKMLEVENGELPEEVLDFVAENVDDNLRRLKGAIIKLLVYKESTGREVDLKEAIALLKDFIRPQGRLILDPIDELIEIVSKVMDVPKEEMLSNSRSAKALMARRVGMYVAKTYLKSSLRTIAEKFNRSHPVVADSVKKIKNSLLKGNKQLKMYIDEIVGEMSRRASSG; this comes from the coding sequence AGAAGAAATATCATTCAGTGCTTTCCAGGGCAGTGAAAACGGTTCTCGGAAACGATGCCTTTTATGAACTGACCTACGAGTCGTTCGATCCACACACATCTTACAGCGAACCCCTTGTGAGAAAGAGGGCTGTTCTTCTTACACCATTGAATCCCGATTATACTTTCGAGAATTTCGTCGTTGGACCGGGGAACTCTTTTGCCTATCATGCCTCCCTGGAAGTTGCAAAACATCCGGGAAAATACAATCCACTCTTCATATACGGAGGAGTGGGACTTGGAAAGACACATCTTCTCCAGTCGATAGGGAACTACATAGTCCAGAAAGAACCCGATCTGAGAGTGATGTACATCACCAGCGAAAAATTTTTGAATGACCTGGTCGACAGTATGAAAGAGGGCAAACTCGTCGAGTTCAGAGAAAAATATAGAAAGAAAGTAGATGTTCTTCTGATGGATGATATCCAGTTCCTCATAGGAAAAACAGGTGTTCAAACCGAACTTTTCCATACTTTCAACGAACTCTATGACTCTGGGAAACAGATAGTCATCTGCTCTGACAGAGAACCACGCATGTTGAAAGAGTTCCAGGATAGGCTGATTTCCAGGTTCCAGATGGGACTCGTCGCAAAGTTGGAACCTCCTGATGAAGAAACAAGGAGGAACATCGCTAGAAAGATGCTCGAAGTCGAAAACGGTGAGCTCCCAGAAGAGGTTCTGGATTTCGTGGCGGAGAACGTGGACGACAACCTGAGAAGACTCAAGGGGGCGATAATAAAGCTCCTCGTTTACAAAGAATCCACGGGAAGAGAAGTTGATCTGAAAGAAGCGATCGCCCTTTTGAAAGATTTTATAAGACCTCAAGGGAGGCTGATTCTTGATCCTATTGATGAGTTGATAGAGATTGTTTCAAAGGTAATGGATGTACCAAAAGAAGAGATGCTGTCAAACAGCCGAAGTGCAAAAGCACTCATGGCCAGAAGGGTGGGAATGTACGTTGCGAAGACCTATTTGAAGAGCTCTCTGAGAACGATAGCAGAGAAATTCAACAGATCTCATCCTGTGGTTGCCGACAGTGTGAAGAAAATCAAAAACTCCTTGCTCAAGGGGAACAAACAGTTGAAGATGTACATTGATGAGATCGTTGGAGAGATGTCCCGCCGGGCTTCAAGTGGTTAA
- the trmB gene encoding tRNA (guanosine(46)-N7)-methyltransferase TrmB translates to MVVTEYEVKPQSFPFFPLDWSRIFGRKSKIVVEIGFGNGEFLAEMARKHPEKDYVGFEVSITSFVKAQKKFKNYGLTNVKLVKVDGRFGLRELFPDNSVEKVYVNFPCPWPKKKHENRRITSHDFMQTLSAVLEMDGTLEFATDEEWYANEVREVFEISEYFVVDSFVENFRRKVETRYERKWKSHGKKTFLIIARKVKHGVVKRLLEGENTMAHVTFEGTVSWRKLKSLEGKVFKNGNRVFVVKKVYKNGNYLLKVISTDEGDFHQTYYLNLSERNGKWVLKLDDGSDPYRTPAMKWSLRVIARELTT, encoded by the coding sequence GTGGTTGTAACGGAATACGAGGTGAAACCCCAGAGTTTCCCATTTTTTCCTCTCGATTGGTCTCGAATTTTCGGTCGAAAGTCGAAAATCGTTGTAGAGATCGGGTTCGGGAACGGCGAATTTCTCGCAGAAATGGCACGAAAACACCCAGAAAAGGATTACGTGGGTTTTGAGGTCTCTATAACCTCTTTCGTCAAAGCGCAAAAGAAGTTCAAAAACTACGGCCTGACAAACGTGAAGCTCGTGAAAGTAGACGGCAGATTCGGATTGAGAGAACTCTTCCCTGACAACAGTGTGGAGAAGGTTTATGTGAATTTTCCATGCCCCTGGCCGAAGAAAAAGCACGAGAACAGAAGAATCACCAGTCATGATTTCATGCAGACGTTGTCTGCTGTACTGGAAATGGACGGTACACTCGAATTTGCAACTGACGAAGAATGGTATGCCAACGAAGTACGGGAAGTCTTCGAAATCTCCGAGTACTTCGTGGTGGATTCCTTTGTGGAAAACTTCCGGAGGAAAGTGGAAACACGTTACGAGAGAAAGTGGAAGTCCCACGGCAAAAAGACCTTCTTGATAATCGCCCGTAAGGTGAAACACGGGGTGGTGAAAAGATTGCTGGAGGGAGAGAACACCATGGCACATGTCACATTCGAAGGAACCGTTTCCTGGAGGAAACTGAAGAGTTTAGAAGGTAAGGTGTTCAAAAACGGAAACAGAGTGTTTGTCGTGAAAAAAGTTTACAAAAACGGCAACTACCTTCTGAAAGTGATCTCAACAGACGAAGGAGATTTTCATCAGACCTATTACCTGAATCTTTCAGAAAGAAACGGAAAATGGGTTCTGAAACTGGACGATGGTTCCGACCCTTACAGAACCCCTGCTATGAAATGGTCCCTCAGAGTGATTGCCAGAGAATTAACCACTTGA